In Calonectris borealis chromosome 22, bCalBor7.hap1.2, whole genome shotgun sequence, one genomic interval encodes:
- the LOC142092004 gene encoding inactive phospholipase C-like protein 2 isoform X1 — MWPGARLVDYICVESALLGTSSGACAPHYEVFVELRGLRDLSEGQRYKDGSRQRPPQKKKTVSFSTMPNDRKINSTAACISFMLEGCELKKVRSNSRMYSRFFVLDADMRSVRWEPSKKDSEKAKIEIKSVKEVRVGKKTPVLRSNGLSDQFPDECAFSIIYGDNYESLDLVASSADVVSAWVMGLRYLVSYGKHTPEAPGTGHPSLRTSWISSVFDLADLEKSGRIPVSRAVQLIKALNPGMKTSAIELKFKELQKASERPSAEVACDLFVEVYCELCTRPEIFFLLVQFSSNKEYLGLKDLLMFLEVEQGMEGVTEEKCLEIVSKYEPSKEGREKGYLAIDGFTRYLLSADCSIFDPQHRKVCQDMAQPLSHYYISSAHSACLLEDNFWGRSDISGYLSALGLGCRSIELVLWDGPEGEPVVYASPSAASCVPFRAVVGLIDQHAFTASAYPLILCLVVRCSAPQQRLAAQCLRKTLGEKLYLEPPNPAASYLPSPEQLKGRILIKGKKLPLGCEDSEGEVSDEEEGWELARRLGQEDREAPEGGGPRRVRLSRELSELVSLCQAVPFQDFESSRRGQRYWEMCSFSEVEAGRFANECPAELVSYNKRFLSRVYPSPMRIDASNMNPQDFWKCGCQMVAMNYQTPGLMMDLNAGWFQQNGACGYVLRPAIMREEVSYFSANAKDSLPGVSAQLLHLKVISGQNLPKPKGSGAKGEVVEPYVCAEIHGIPADCAEHRTKTALQSGDNPVFDESLEFQINLPELAVLRFVVLDDDYIGDEFIAQYTIPFECLQPGYRHVPLQSLAGEPLPHATLFVHVAITDRRGGGKGHRRGLAGRRGRRVREYTSTKATGIKAIDEVFRTATQPLREATDLRENVQNALVSFKELCGLTPAANMKQCILTVAAWLLHSDSAPSVTLNLAEQYPAMEAQGPIPDLLRKVLTAYETMIQTSRTLIESADAVYGKLIQAQQAGMDFHKELHRIEAKEGLRGRKLQKALESFAWNITVLKGQADLLKHAKAEALDNLWQIHNAGQSCGIGRNGSASPEPSRLRTPLEPIPETEGSGDAASC; from the exons GATGGCTCCCGGCAGCGGCCACCACAGAAGAAGAAGACGGTGTCCTTCAGCACCATGCCCAACGACCGCAAGATCAACAGCACAGCTGCCTGCATCTCCTTCATGCTGGAGGGCTGCGAGCTGAAGAAGGTGCGCTCCAACTCCCGCATGTACAGCCGcttctttgtgctggatgccgaCATGCGCTCCGTGCGCTGGGAGCCCTCCAAGAAGGACTCGGAGAAGGCCAAGATAGAGATCAAGTCGGTCAAAGAGGTGCGCGTGGGCAAGAAGACGCCTGTCCTGCGCAGCAATGGCCTCTCTGACCAGTTCCCGGATGAGTGCGCCTTCTCCATCATCTACGGAGACAACTACGAGTCCCTGGACCTGGTGGCCAGCTCGGCTGACGTGGTGAGCGCCTGGGTGATGGGACTCCGGTACCTGGTGTCCTACGGGAAGCACACCCCCGAGGCACCCGGGACTGGCCACCCCAGCCTCCGGACCTCCTGGATCTCCTCTGTCTTTGACCTTGCCGACCTGGAGAAGTCTGGCCGCATCCCCGTGTCCCGGGCCGTGCAGCTCATCAAAGCGCTCAACCCAGGCATGAAAACCTCCGCCATTGAGCTGAAGTTCAAGGAGCTGCAGAAGGCCAGCGAGCGTCCCAGTGCGGAGGTGGCCTGTGACCTCTTCGTGGAGGTGTACTGTGAGCTCTGCACCCGCCCTGAGATCTTCTTCCTGCTGGTGCAGTTCTCCAGCAACAAGGAGTACCTGGGTCTGAAGGACTTGCTGATGTTCTTGGAGGTGGAGCAGGGCATGGAGGGGGTGACGGAGGAGAAGTGCTTGGAGATTGTCAGCAAGTACGAGCCCTCCAAGGAGGGCCGGGAGAAGGGCTACCTGGCCATCGATGGCTTCACGCGCTACCTGCTCTCTGCCGACTGCTCCATCTTCGACCCGCAGCACCGCAAGGTGTGCCAGGACATGGCGCAGCCCCTCTCCCACTACTACATCAGCTCTGCCCACAGTGCCTGCCTGCTGGAGGACAACTTCTGGGGCCGCTCGGACATCAGTGGCTACCTCAGCGCCCTGGGCCTGGGCTGCCGCAGCATCGAGCTGGTGCTGTGGGATGGCCCCGAGGGCGAGCCCGTGGTCTACGCCAGCCCCTCGGCCGCCTCTTGCGTGCCCTTCCGCGCCGTGGTGGGGCTGATCGATCAGCACGCCTTCACCGCCTCCGCCTACCCCCTCATCCTCTGCCTGGTGGTGCGCTGCTCGGCCCCCCAGCAGCGTCTTGCCGCCCAGTGCCTGCGCAAGACACTGGGGGAGAAGCTCTACCTGGAGCCCCCCAACCCCGCCGCGTCCTACCTGCCCTCCCCAGAGCAGCTCAAGGGCCGCATCCTCATCAAGGGCAAGAAGCTGCCGCTCGGCTGCGAGGACAGCGAGGGGGAGGTGTCGGAcgaggaggaaggctgggagcTGGCACGGCGGCTGGGCCAGGAGGACCGGGAGGCGCCGGAGGGAGGTGGCCCGCGGCGGGTGCGCCTCAGCCGGGAGCTCTCGGAGCTGGTGAGCCTCTGCCAGGCTGTCCCCTTCCAGGACTTCGAGAGCTCGCGGCGCGGGCAGCGCTACTGGGAGATGTGCTCCTTCAGCGAGGTGGAGGCGGGACGCTTTGCCAACGAGTGCCCGGCTGAACTGGTGAGCTACAACAAGCGATTCCTCTCCCGCGTCTACCCCAGCCCCATGCGCATCGACGCCAGCAACATGAACCCCCAGGACTTCTGGAAGTGTGGCTGCCAGATGGTGGCCATGAACTACCAGACGCCAGGGCTCATGATGGACCTGAACGCGGGCTGGTTCCAGCAAAACGGGGCTTGCGGCTACGTCCTCCGCCCCGCCATCATGCGGGAGGAGGTCTCTTACTTCAGTGCCAATGCCAAGGACTCCTTGCCTGGGGTGTCCGCCCAGCTGCTGCACCTCAAGGTCATCAGTGGGCAGAACCTGCCCAAGCCCAAGGGCTCAGGGGCCAAGGGGGAGGTGGTGGAGCCCTACGTCTGTGCCGAGATCCATGGCATCCCAGCTGACTGTGCCGAGCACCGCACCAAGACGGCCCTGCAGAGCGGGGACAACCCCGTCTTCGATGAGAGCCTGGAGTTCCAGATCAACCTGCCGGAACTGGCCGTCCTGCGCTTTGTTGTGCTGGACGACGACTACATCGGGGACGAGTTCATCGCCCAGTACACTATCCCCTTTGAGTGCCTGCAGCCTGGCTACCGCCACGTCCCCCTCCAGTCCCTGGCTGGGGAGCCCCTGCCCCACGCCACCCTCTTCGTGCACGTGGCCATCACCGACCGCCGTGGTGGGGGCAAGGGGCACcgccgggggctggcagggcgccggggccgccgggtgCGGGAGTACACCTCCACCAAGGCCACCGGCATCAAGGCCATTGATGAGGTCTTCCGGACGGCCACTCAGCCACTGCGGGAGGCCACTGACCTGCGGGAGAACGTCCAG AATGCGCTGGTTTCCTTCAAGGAGCTGTGCGGGCTGACGCCTGCCGCCAACATGAAGCAGTGCATCCTGACGGTGGCCGCGTGGCTGCTGCACAGTGACAGCGCACCCAGCGTCACCCTCAACCTGGCAGAGCAGTACCCCGCCATGGAGGCCCAGGGCCCCATCCCGGACCTGCTGCGCAAGGTCCTCACCGCCTATGAGACG ATGATCCAGACCAGCCGGACGCTGATCGAGTCCGCCGATGCGGTGTACGGCAAGCTCATCCAGGCGCAGCAGGCAG GCATGGACTTCCACAAGGAGCTGCACCGCATCGAGGCCAAGGAGGGGCTGCGTGGCCGCAAGCTGCAGAAGGCGCTGGAGAGCTTCGCCTGGAACATCACCGTCCTGAAG GGCCAGGCTGACCTCCTCAAGCACGCCAAGGCAGAGGCGCTGGACAACCTGTGGCAGATCCACAACGCGGGACAGTCCTGCGGCATCGgcaggaacggctcggcctcgcCAGAGCCCTCCCGGCTGCGCACCCCGCTGGAGCCCATCCCCGAGACAGAAGGAAGTGGCGATGCGGCATCCTGCTGA
- the LOC142092004 gene encoding inactive phospholipase C-like protein 2 isoform X2: MVPVAPPAQGTHPGPPHRRESQALSVRGESIPEERFCRSLCRAVGMWPGARLVDYICVESALLGTSSGACAPHYEVFVELRGLRDLSEGQRYKDGSRQRPPQKKKTVSFSTMPNDRKINSTAACISFMLEGCELKKVRSNSRMYSRFFVLDADMRSVRWEPSKKDSEKAKIEIKSVKEVRVGKKTPVLRSNGLSDQFPDECAFSIIYGDNYESLDLVASSADVVSAWVMGLRYLVSYGKHTPEAPGTGHPSLRTSWISSVFDLADLEKSGRIPVSRAVQLIKALNPGMKTSAIELKFKELQKASERPSAEVACDLFVEVYCELCTRPEIFFLLVQFSSNKEYLGLKDLLMFLEVEQGMEGVTEEKCLEIVSKYEPSKEGREKGYLAIDGFTRYLLSADCSIFDPQHRKVCQDMAQPLSHYYISSAHSACLLEDNFWGRSDISGYLSALGLGCRSIELVLWDGPEGEPVVYASPSAASCVPFRAVVGLIDQHAFTASAYPLILCLVVRCSAPQQRLAAQCLRKTLGEKLYLEPPNPAASYLPSPEQLKGRILIKGKKLPLGCEDSEGEVSDEEEGWELARRLGQEDREAPEGGGPRRVRLSRELSELVSLCQAVPFQDFESSRRGQRYWEMCSFSEVEAGRFANECPAELVSYNKRFLSRVYPSPMRIDASNMNPQDFWKCGCQMVAMNYQTPGLMMDLNAGWFQQNGACGYVLRPAIMREEVSYFSANAKDSLPGVSAQLLHLKVISGQNLPKPKGSGAKGEVVEPYVCAEIHGIPADCAEHRTKTALQSGDNPVFDESLEFQINLPELAVLRFVVLDDDYIGDEFIAQYTIPFECLQPGYRHVPLQSLAGEPLPHATLFVHVAITDRRGGGKGHRRGLAGRRGRRVREYTSTKATGIKAIDEVFRTATQPLREATDLRENVQNALVSFKELCGLTPAANMKQCILTVAAWLLHSDSAPSVTLNLAEQYPAMEAQGPIPDLLRKVLTAYETMIQTSRTLIESADAVYGKLIQAQQAGMDFHKELHRIEAKEGLRGRKLQKALESFAWNITVLKGQADLLKHAKAEALDNLWQIHNAGQSCGIGRNGSASPEPSRLRTPLEPIPETEGSGDAASC; this comes from the exons GATGGCTCCCGGCAGCGGCCACCACAGAAGAAGAAGACGGTGTCCTTCAGCACCATGCCCAACGACCGCAAGATCAACAGCACAGCTGCCTGCATCTCCTTCATGCTGGAGGGCTGCGAGCTGAAGAAGGTGCGCTCCAACTCCCGCATGTACAGCCGcttctttgtgctggatgccgaCATGCGCTCCGTGCGCTGGGAGCCCTCCAAGAAGGACTCGGAGAAGGCCAAGATAGAGATCAAGTCGGTCAAAGAGGTGCGCGTGGGCAAGAAGACGCCTGTCCTGCGCAGCAATGGCCTCTCTGACCAGTTCCCGGATGAGTGCGCCTTCTCCATCATCTACGGAGACAACTACGAGTCCCTGGACCTGGTGGCCAGCTCGGCTGACGTGGTGAGCGCCTGGGTGATGGGACTCCGGTACCTGGTGTCCTACGGGAAGCACACCCCCGAGGCACCCGGGACTGGCCACCCCAGCCTCCGGACCTCCTGGATCTCCTCTGTCTTTGACCTTGCCGACCTGGAGAAGTCTGGCCGCATCCCCGTGTCCCGGGCCGTGCAGCTCATCAAAGCGCTCAACCCAGGCATGAAAACCTCCGCCATTGAGCTGAAGTTCAAGGAGCTGCAGAAGGCCAGCGAGCGTCCCAGTGCGGAGGTGGCCTGTGACCTCTTCGTGGAGGTGTACTGTGAGCTCTGCACCCGCCCTGAGATCTTCTTCCTGCTGGTGCAGTTCTCCAGCAACAAGGAGTACCTGGGTCTGAAGGACTTGCTGATGTTCTTGGAGGTGGAGCAGGGCATGGAGGGGGTGACGGAGGAGAAGTGCTTGGAGATTGTCAGCAAGTACGAGCCCTCCAAGGAGGGCCGGGAGAAGGGCTACCTGGCCATCGATGGCTTCACGCGCTACCTGCTCTCTGCCGACTGCTCCATCTTCGACCCGCAGCACCGCAAGGTGTGCCAGGACATGGCGCAGCCCCTCTCCCACTACTACATCAGCTCTGCCCACAGTGCCTGCCTGCTGGAGGACAACTTCTGGGGCCGCTCGGACATCAGTGGCTACCTCAGCGCCCTGGGCCTGGGCTGCCGCAGCATCGAGCTGGTGCTGTGGGATGGCCCCGAGGGCGAGCCCGTGGTCTACGCCAGCCCCTCGGCCGCCTCTTGCGTGCCCTTCCGCGCCGTGGTGGGGCTGATCGATCAGCACGCCTTCACCGCCTCCGCCTACCCCCTCATCCTCTGCCTGGTGGTGCGCTGCTCGGCCCCCCAGCAGCGTCTTGCCGCCCAGTGCCTGCGCAAGACACTGGGGGAGAAGCTCTACCTGGAGCCCCCCAACCCCGCCGCGTCCTACCTGCCCTCCCCAGAGCAGCTCAAGGGCCGCATCCTCATCAAGGGCAAGAAGCTGCCGCTCGGCTGCGAGGACAGCGAGGGGGAGGTGTCGGAcgaggaggaaggctgggagcTGGCACGGCGGCTGGGCCAGGAGGACCGGGAGGCGCCGGAGGGAGGTGGCCCGCGGCGGGTGCGCCTCAGCCGGGAGCTCTCGGAGCTGGTGAGCCTCTGCCAGGCTGTCCCCTTCCAGGACTTCGAGAGCTCGCGGCGCGGGCAGCGCTACTGGGAGATGTGCTCCTTCAGCGAGGTGGAGGCGGGACGCTTTGCCAACGAGTGCCCGGCTGAACTGGTGAGCTACAACAAGCGATTCCTCTCCCGCGTCTACCCCAGCCCCATGCGCATCGACGCCAGCAACATGAACCCCCAGGACTTCTGGAAGTGTGGCTGCCAGATGGTGGCCATGAACTACCAGACGCCAGGGCTCATGATGGACCTGAACGCGGGCTGGTTCCAGCAAAACGGGGCTTGCGGCTACGTCCTCCGCCCCGCCATCATGCGGGAGGAGGTCTCTTACTTCAGTGCCAATGCCAAGGACTCCTTGCCTGGGGTGTCCGCCCAGCTGCTGCACCTCAAGGTCATCAGTGGGCAGAACCTGCCCAAGCCCAAGGGCTCAGGGGCCAAGGGGGAGGTGGTGGAGCCCTACGTCTGTGCCGAGATCCATGGCATCCCAGCTGACTGTGCCGAGCACCGCACCAAGACGGCCCTGCAGAGCGGGGACAACCCCGTCTTCGATGAGAGCCTGGAGTTCCAGATCAACCTGCCGGAACTGGCCGTCCTGCGCTTTGTTGTGCTGGACGACGACTACATCGGGGACGAGTTCATCGCCCAGTACACTATCCCCTTTGAGTGCCTGCAGCCTGGCTACCGCCACGTCCCCCTCCAGTCCCTGGCTGGGGAGCCCCTGCCCCACGCCACCCTCTTCGTGCACGTGGCCATCACCGACCGCCGTGGTGGGGGCAAGGGGCACcgccgggggctggcagggcgccggggccgccgggtgCGGGAGTACACCTCCACCAAGGCCACCGGCATCAAGGCCATTGATGAGGTCTTCCGGACGGCCACTCAGCCACTGCGGGAGGCCACTGACCTGCGGGAGAACGTCCAG AATGCGCTGGTTTCCTTCAAGGAGCTGTGCGGGCTGACGCCTGCCGCCAACATGAAGCAGTGCATCCTGACGGTGGCCGCGTGGCTGCTGCACAGTGACAGCGCACCCAGCGTCACCCTCAACCTGGCAGAGCAGTACCCCGCCATGGAGGCCCAGGGCCCCATCCCGGACCTGCTGCGCAAGGTCCTCACCGCCTATGAGACG ATGATCCAGACCAGCCGGACGCTGATCGAGTCCGCCGATGCGGTGTACGGCAAGCTCATCCAGGCGCAGCAGGCAG GCATGGACTTCCACAAGGAGCTGCACCGCATCGAGGCCAAGGAGGGGCTGCGTGGCCGCAAGCTGCAGAAGGCGCTGGAGAGCTTCGCCTGGAACATCACCGTCCTGAAG GGCCAGGCTGACCTCCTCAAGCACGCCAAGGCAGAGGCGCTGGACAACCTGTGGCAGATCCACAACGCGGGACAGTCCTGCGGCATCGgcaggaacggctcggcctcgcCAGAGCCCTCCCGGCTGCGCACCCCGCTGGAGCCCATCCCCGAGACAGAAGGAAGTGGCGATGCGGCATCCTGCTGA
- the LOC142092004 gene encoding inactive phospholipase C-like protein 2 isoform X4, translated as MPNDRKINSTAACISFMLEGCELKKVRSNSRMYSRFFVLDADMRSVRWEPSKKDSEKAKIEIKSVKEVRVGKKTPVLRSNGLSDQFPDECAFSIIYGDNYESLDLVASSADVVSAWVMGLRYLVSYGKHTPEAPGTGHPSLRTSWISSVFDLADLEKSGRIPVSRAVQLIKALNPGMKTSAIELKFKELQKASERPSAEVACDLFVEVYCELCTRPEIFFLLVQFSSNKEYLGLKDLLMFLEVEQGMEGVTEEKCLEIVSKYEPSKEGREKGYLAIDGFTRYLLSADCSIFDPQHRKVCQDMAQPLSHYYISSAHSACLLEDNFWGRSDISGYLSALGLGCRSIELVLWDGPEGEPVVYASPSAASCVPFRAVVGLIDQHAFTASAYPLILCLVVRCSAPQQRLAAQCLRKTLGEKLYLEPPNPAASYLPSPEQLKGRILIKGKKLPLGCEDSEGEVSDEEEGWELARRLGQEDREAPEGGGPRRVRLSRELSELVSLCQAVPFQDFESSRRGQRYWEMCSFSEVEAGRFANECPAELVSYNKRFLSRVYPSPMRIDASNMNPQDFWKCGCQMVAMNYQTPGLMMDLNAGWFQQNGACGYVLRPAIMREEVSYFSANAKDSLPGVSAQLLHLKVISGQNLPKPKGSGAKGEVVEPYVCAEIHGIPADCAEHRTKTALQSGDNPVFDESLEFQINLPELAVLRFVVLDDDYIGDEFIAQYTIPFECLQPGYRHVPLQSLAGEPLPHATLFVHVAITDRRGGGKGHRRGLAGRRGRRVREYTSTKATGIKAIDEVFRTATQPLREATDLRENVQNALVSFKELCGLTPAANMKQCILTVAAWLLHSDSAPSVTLNLAEQYPAMEAQGPIPDLLRKVLTAYETMIQTSRTLIESADAVYGKLIQAQQAGMDFHKELHRIEAKEGLRGRKLQKALESFAWNITVLKGQADLLKHAKAEALDNLWQIHNAGQSCGIGRNGSASPEPSRLRTPLEPIPETEGSGDAASC; from the exons ATGCCCAACGACCGCAAGATCAACAGCACAGCTGCCTGCATCTCCTTCATGCTGGAGGGCTGCGAGCTGAAGAAGGTGCGCTCCAACTCCCGCATGTACAGCCGcttctttgtgctggatgccgaCATGCGCTCCGTGCGCTGGGAGCCCTCCAAGAAGGACTCGGAGAAGGCCAAGATAGAGATCAAGTCGGTCAAAGAGGTGCGCGTGGGCAAGAAGACGCCTGTCCTGCGCAGCAATGGCCTCTCTGACCAGTTCCCGGATGAGTGCGCCTTCTCCATCATCTACGGAGACAACTACGAGTCCCTGGACCTGGTGGCCAGCTCGGCTGACGTGGTGAGCGCCTGGGTGATGGGACTCCGGTACCTGGTGTCCTACGGGAAGCACACCCCCGAGGCACCCGGGACTGGCCACCCCAGCCTCCGGACCTCCTGGATCTCCTCTGTCTTTGACCTTGCCGACCTGGAGAAGTCTGGCCGCATCCCCGTGTCCCGGGCCGTGCAGCTCATCAAAGCGCTCAACCCAGGCATGAAAACCTCCGCCATTGAGCTGAAGTTCAAGGAGCTGCAGAAGGCCAGCGAGCGTCCCAGTGCGGAGGTGGCCTGTGACCTCTTCGTGGAGGTGTACTGTGAGCTCTGCACCCGCCCTGAGATCTTCTTCCTGCTGGTGCAGTTCTCCAGCAACAAGGAGTACCTGGGTCTGAAGGACTTGCTGATGTTCTTGGAGGTGGAGCAGGGCATGGAGGGGGTGACGGAGGAGAAGTGCTTGGAGATTGTCAGCAAGTACGAGCCCTCCAAGGAGGGCCGGGAGAAGGGCTACCTGGCCATCGATGGCTTCACGCGCTACCTGCTCTCTGCCGACTGCTCCATCTTCGACCCGCAGCACCGCAAGGTGTGCCAGGACATGGCGCAGCCCCTCTCCCACTACTACATCAGCTCTGCCCACAGTGCCTGCCTGCTGGAGGACAACTTCTGGGGCCGCTCGGACATCAGTGGCTACCTCAGCGCCCTGGGCCTGGGCTGCCGCAGCATCGAGCTGGTGCTGTGGGATGGCCCCGAGGGCGAGCCCGTGGTCTACGCCAGCCCCTCGGCCGCCTCTTGCGTGCCCTTCCGCGCCGTGGTGGGGCTGATCGATCAGCACGCCTTCACCGCCTCCGCCTACCCCCTCATCCTCTGCCTGGTGGTGCGCTGCTCGGCCCCCCAGCAGCGTCTTGCCGCCCAGTGCCTGCGCAAGACACTGGGGGAGAAGCTCTACCTGGAGCCCCCCAACCCCGCCGCGTCCTACCTGCCCTCCCCAGAGCAGCTCAAGGGCCGCATCCTCATCAAGGGCAAGAAGCTGCCGCTCGGCTGCGAGGACAGCGAGGGGGAGGTGTCGGAcgaggaggaaggctgggagcTGGCACGGCGGCTGGGCCAGGAGGACCGGGAGGCGCCGGAGGGAGGTGGCCCGCGGCGGGTGCGCCTCAGCCGGGAGCTCTCGGAGCTGGTGAGCCTCTGCCAGGCTGTCCCCTTCCAGGACTTCGAGAGCTCGCGGCGCGGGCAGCGCTACTGGGAGATGTGCTCCTTCAGCGAGGTGGAGGCGGGACGCTTTGCCAACGAGTGCCCGGCTGAACTGGTGAGCTACAACAAGCGATTCCTCTCCCGCGTCTACCCCAGCCCCATGCGCATCGACGCCAGCAACATGAACCCCCAGGACTTCTGGAAGTGTGGCTGCCAGATGGTGGCCATGAACTACCAGACGCCAGGGCTCATGATGGACCTGAACGCGGGCTGGTTCCAGCAAAACGGGGCTTGCGGCTACGTCCTCCGCCCCGCCATCATGCGGGAGGAGGTCTCTTACTTCAGTGCCAATGCCAAGGACTCCTTGCCTGGGGTGTCCGCCCAGCTGCTGCACCTCAAGGTCATCAGTGGGCAGAACCTGCCCAAGCCCAAGGGCTCAGGGGCCAAGGGGGAGGTGGTGGAGCCCTACGTCTGTGCCGAGATCCATGGCATCCCAGCTGACTGTGCCGAGCACCGCACCAAGACGGCCCTGCAGAGCGGGGACAACCCCGTCTTCGATGAGAGCCTGGAGTTCCAGATCAACCTGCCGGAACTGGCCGTCCTGCGCTTTGTTGTGCTGGACGACGACTACATCGGGGACGAGTTCATCGCCCAGTACACTATCCCCTTTGAGTGCCTGCAGCCTGGCTACCGCCACGTCCCCCTCCAGTCCCTGGCTGGGGAGCCCCTGCCCCACGCCACCCTCTTCGTGCACGTGGCCATCACCGACCGCCGTGGTGGGGGCAAGGGGCACcgccgggggctggcagggcgccggggccgccgggtgCGGGAGTACACCTCCACCAAGGCCACCGGCATCAAGGCCATTGATGAGGTCTTCCGGACGGCCACTCAGCCACTGCGGGAGGCCACTGACCTGCGGGAGAACGTCCAG AATGCGCTGGTTTCCTTCAAGGAGCTGTGCGGGCTGACGCCTGCCGCCAACATGAAGCAGTGCATCCTGACGGTGGCCGCGTGGCTGCTGCACAGTGACAGCGCACCCAGCGTCACCCTCAACCTGGCAGAGCAGTACCCCGCCATGGAGGCCCAGGGCCCCATCCCGGACCTGCTGCGCAAGGTCCTCACCGCCTATGAGACG ATGATCCAGACCAGCCGGACGCTGATCGAGTCCGCCGATGCGGTGTACGGCAAGCTCATCCAGGCGCAGCAGGCAG GCATGGACTTCCACAAGGAGCTGCACCGCATCGAGGCCAAGGAGGGGCTGCGTGGCCGCAAGCTGCAGAAGGCGCTGGAGAGCTTCGCCTGGAACATCACCGTCCTGAAG GGCCAGGCTGACCTCCTCAAGCACGCCAAGGCAGAGGCGCTGGACAACCTGTGGCAGATCCACAACGCGGGACAGTCCTGCGGCATCGgcaggaacggctcggcctcgcCAGAGCCCTCCCGGCTGCGCACCCCGCTGGAGCCCATCCCCGAGACAGAAGGAAGTGGCGATGCGGCATCCTGCTGA